A stretch of Vibrio sp. B1FLJ16 DNA encodes these proteins:
- a CDS encoding ABC transporter substrate-binding protein — protein MNKIKLISTSVLLASIVSTNALAAEKEITLMLDWFVNPNHGPIVIAKERGYFKEQDLKVNIQEPADPSTPPKLVAAGKVDMAISYQPNLTIDVAAGLPLIRSATLIATPLNTLMVLDNGKHDNLRDLKGKKIGIAIAGTEEATIGTMLAQENIKLSDVQLINVGWALSSSLASGKVDAIWGGLRNFENNQLALEGYKAKAFFPEEHGVPAYDELVFVANANSYDKEAIKAFNKALEQATTYIVNHPKTSWKEFVAYSPDTLNNELNQRAWNDTLTRFALRPSAIDLKRYDDYAEFMYTQKIIETLPKAKDYVPSFD, from the coding sequence GTGAATAAAATTAAACTAATCAGCACTAGCGTGCTTCTCGCTTCAATCGTTTCAACTAACGCACTTGCAGCGGAAAAAGAGATAACACTGATGTTAGATTGGTTCGTCAACCCGAACCATGGCCCCATCGTTATTGCAAAGGAGCGAGGCTACTTCAAAGAGCAAGACTTGAAGGTCAATATTCAAGAGCCAGCTGACCCAAGCACGCCACCTAAACTGGTCGCCGCCGGCAAAGTAGATATGGCGATTTCCTACCAACCAAACCTAACGATTGATGTTGCAGCTGGTCTGCCACTTATTCGCTCAGCAACGCTCATTGCCACCCCGCTCAATACCTTAATGGTGCTGGATAACGGTAAACACGACAACTTACGCGATCTTAAAGGCAAGAAAATTGGTATTGCTATTGCAGGCACTGAAGAAGCCACTATTGGTACTATGCTCGCGCAGGAGAACATTAAACTATCAGACGTGCAACTAATTAACGTAGGTTGGGCTCTCTCCTCTTCCCTTGCATCAGGAAAAGTAGATGCCATTTGGGGTGGCTTACGCAATTTCGAAAACAATCAACTAGCACTGGAAGGTTACAAAGCCAAAGCATTTTTCCCAGAAGAACACGGCGTGCCTGCCTATGACGAACTGGTCTTCGTCGCAAATGCAAATTCCTACGATAAAGAGGCGATTAAAGCCTTCAATAAAGCGCTAGAACAAGCAACGACTTACATCGTCAACCACCCAAAAACATCCTGGAAAGAGTTTGTTGCCTACTCACCGGACACACTGAACAACGAACTCAACCAACGCGCCTGGAACGACACTTTAACCCGTTTCGCACTTCGTCCATCTGCCATTGATCTAAAACGCTACGACGATTACGCCGAGTTTATGTACACGCAAAAAATCATTGAAACGCTACCAAAAGCTAAAGATTACGTACCCAGCTTTGACTGA
- a CDS encoding ABC transporter permease → MSDMTQYNSISTRTNKKDRVTHPVLRLMISTAVILGLWQLIVVAFNMPSFILPAPVDVLNRLLSRYDVLLVHTWVTAQEILLGLGLGLSMGLLFALQMLLFEPLKRWLLPILIASQAIPVFAIAPVLMLWLGYGIASKVVMAAIIIFFPVTTCCYDGLRNTPSGYLDLAKTMGASKWQLLRHIQLPAALPTLASGIRVAVVIAPIGAVVGEWVGSSEGLGYLMLQANARMIIDEMFAALLILAMLSISLYFTTDKLLKKAIPWENK, encoded by the coding sequence ATGAGTGATATGACTCAATACAACTCCATCTCGACACGCACCAATAAGAAAGATCGAGTCACTCATCCTGTGCTGAGATTGATGATCAGTACCGCTGTGATTTTAGGTCTGTGGCAATTGATAGTTGTCGCATTCAATATGCCGAGTTTCATTTTGCCAGCACCTGTTGATGTACTTAATAGACTGCTCTCCCGCTACGACGTATTGCTCGTACACACCTGGGTAACCGCGCAAGAGATCCTGCTTGGTCTTGGACTCGGTTTATCGATGGGCTTGCTGTTTGCGCTGCAAATGTTGCTGTTCGAACCGCTAAAACGCTGGCTGTTGCCAATTCTGATTGCAAGCCAAGCAATTCCGGTTTTTGCCATCGCACCTGTCTTAATGCTCTGGCTGGGTTACGGCATCGCTTCAAAAGTCGTCATGGCAGCAATCATCATCTTTTTCCCTGTTACGACGTGTTGTTACGACGGTTTACGCAATACCCCAAGCGGGTATCTGGATCTGGCCAAAACGATGGGCGCATCAAAATGGCAACTTCTCCGCCATATTCAACTGCCTGCGGCATTACCCACACTCGCCTCTGGCATTCGTGTCGCGGTAGTTATCGCCCCGATTGGCGCGGTCGTCGGTGAGTGGGTCGGTTCAAGTGAGGGCTTGGGTTATCTGATGCTGCAAGCTAACGCGCGCATGATCATCGACGAGATGTTTGCAGCACTACTTATCCTCGCCATGCTATCCATCTCACTGTATTTCACTACTGACAAACTACTGAAAAAAGCCATTCCCTGGGAAAACAAATAG
- a CDS encoding ABC transporter ATP-binding protein: MFANTAGIQLVNVSLRYNNSEIPTLARLNMTIPSGQWTVILGRSGCGKTTILRYLAGLLDDQVEWQGELTTTDGLALHQRIAYMAQQDLLLPWLSVSDNVCLSSRFSHPNSNSAAQSKRASQLLKQVGLADYVFAKPDQLSGGMRQRVALARTLMQDKPVVLMDEPFSALDAVTRHKLQTLSATLLKEKTVVLITHDPQEAVRLAHQLYILQGTPARAQSLIVPDSLPPRILNGESATLQQEILEQLEKDYE; encoded by the coding sequence ATGTTTGCTAATACGGCCGGAATTCAGCTTGTTAATGTCAGCCTGCGATACAACAACAGCGAGATACCAACGCTGGCGAGGTTAAACATGACGATCCCTTCGGGTCAGTGGACAGTAATATTAGGGCGCAGTGGCTGCGGTAAAACCACTATTTTGCGTTATCTGGCTGGCTTGCTAGATGACCAAGTTGAGTGGCAAGGCGAGCTAACAACAACCGATGGGTTAGCTCTTCACCAACGTATCGCCTACATGGCGCAGCAAGATTTACTGCTGCCATGGCTCAGTGTTTCGGATAACGTCTGTCTGAGTTCTCGCTTTTCTCATCCCAACTCAAATTCAGCAGCTCAGAGTAAGCGCGCTAGTCAATTGTTGAAACAAGTTGGCTTAGCTGACTACGTGTTTGCGAAACCCGATCAGCTTTCCGGAGGTATGCGCCAGCGTGTCGCCCTTGCCCGCACTTTAATGCAAGACAAACCCGTGGTTTTGATGGACGAGCCCTTCTCTGCGCTCGACGCTGTGACCAGACACAAGCTACAGACGTTATCCGCCACTCTGCTCAAAGAAAAAACTGTAGTGCTGATTACTCATGATCCACAAGAAGCGGTTCGTCTTGCCCACCAATTGTATATTCTGCAAGGTACGCCAGCACGGGCTCAATCTCTCATCGTTCCTGACTCTCTACCACCTCGCATACTGAATGGCGAATCTGCCACGTTGCAGCAAGAAATCTTAGAACAGTTGGAAAAAGATTATGAGTGA
- the thiD gene encoding bifunctional hydroxymethylpyrimidine kinase/phosphomethylpyrimidine kinase has product MTQSQPYSDKTPSSLVPIVLTIAGSDSGGGAGIQADIKAMSATGSFACSVITAITSQNTQGVSAIFPIPLEHVESQLDAVFTDLNIVAVKIGMLADANIIKVVANKIKQYQPKHLVIDPVMVATSGDLLLEHSAIDTLKHELIPLADIITPNLPEGSALTGKPVPTSEDEMSDMIADLRALGAKAVLLKGGHLEKDENSSDLLIMQDSSELISAKRFPTQNTHGTGCTLSSAIASYLGQGYDLPKAVYLAKQYICQAIAHADELDVGKGHGPVHHFFASSNCGKDKDVC; this is encoded by the coding sequence ATGACACAATCACAGCCTTATTCAGACAAGACGCCATCCTCACTAGTTCCCATCGTGTTAACGATCGCAGGATCAGACAGTGGCGGTGGTGCGGGTATTCAGGCAGACATCAAAGCCATGTCTGCGACAGGCAGTTTTGCTTGTTCTGTCATTACCGCCATCACTTCGCAAAATACTCAAGGCGTTTCCGCCATTTTTCCTATCCCACTTGAGCACGTAGAAAGCCAACTCGATGCGGTGTTTACCGACCTTAATATCGTGGCGGTTAAAATCGGCATGCTAGCAGACGCAAATATAATCAAAGTCGTTGCGAACAAAATTAAACAATACCAGCCGAAGCATCTAGTCATTGATCCGGTAATGGTGGCCACCAGCGGAGATTTACTCCTCGAGCACTCCGCGATCGACACATTAAAACACGAGCTCATTCCGCTCGCTGACATCATCACCCCCAATCTCCCTGAAGGTTCCGCATTAACAGGAAAGCCTGTACCTACATCCGAAGATGAAATGAGTGACATGATTGCGGATCTGCGTGCGCTGGGCGCTAAAGCAGTATTACTTAAAGGTGGTCATCTAGAGAAAGACGAAAACAGTAGCGACCTACTGATCATGCAAGACTCTTCAGAGCTCATTAGCGCCAAGCGTTTCCCTACTCAAAATACACATGGCACAGGTTGTACCCTCTCTTCTGCGATTGCTTCTTACCTTGGACAAGGATACGACCTGCCGAAAGCCGTGTATTTGGCTAAACAGTATATCTGTCAAGCGATCGCCCATGCAGATGAACTCGATGTCGGCAAAGGTCACGGCCCGGTTCACCACTTCTTCGCAAGCTCTAATTGCGGGAAAGATAAAGATGTTTGCTAA
- a CDS encoding TldD/PmbA family protein codes for MLNSVTAKSVIDHALFLGADFAELFVEHHQTNTVQIASGEVDKVNSGIDFGIGIRLFFGHKVLYGYTNSTDEAELKRVTSLLAAKDKREQIASAGALNLNRYPVQHSSRLPLSQDANLDSKIAFLLKVDQAARAESEYISQFIGSVLQREQQVTIFNSEGLHVDDTRHYVRVAGNTVAQKGNEQSSGMEGPGALAGWEFSEQLDAKELGQTIAQQALVKLGADACPSGEMPVVIGNGFGGVIFHEACGHLLETTSVAKKASVFHDKMGEMIAHSAVNAVDDGTMTNEWGSIHIDDEGMPTQRTQLIKDGKLTSFMVDKMGGMKTGYEPTGSGRRQNYKFAPTSRMRNTFIEEGEHTLDDMLAGVERGIYAKKMGGGSVQPGTGEFNFAVREAYLIENGKITKPLKTATLISTGPKVLKEISMVGKDMALAPGMCGSISGAVPTTVGQPSLKVDNILVGGGN; via the coding sequence ATGCTTAATTCTGTAACAGCGAAGTCAGTGATCGATCATGCTCTATTTTTAGGAGCTGATTTCGCTGAGTTATTCGTTGAACATCATCAAACTAACACCGTCCAGATCGCTTCTGGTGAGGTGGACAAGGTGAATTCAGGTATCGATTTTGGTATCGGGATTCGCCTCTTTTTCGGCCATAAAGTGCTTTATGGCTACACCAACAGCACAGACGAAGCGGAACTTAAACGCGTCACGTCATTGCTCGCTGCGAAAGATAAACGTGAGCAAATTGCATCAGCGGGTGCGCTTAATTTGAATCGCTACCCAGTTCAGCACAGTAGCCGCTTGCCTCTCAGCCAAGACGCTAATCTGGATTCTAAAATCGCGTTCTTGTTGAAAGTTGACCAAGCTGCGCGCGCAGAAAGTGAGTATATCAGCCAGTTTATCGGTAGTGTGCTTCAAAGAGAACAACAGGTAACTATTTTCAATTCAGAAGGCTTACATGTTGACGATACACGTCACTATGTTCGCGTTGCCGGTAACACCGTTGCGCAAAAAGGCAATGAACAATCTTCAGGAATGGAAGGTCCGGGCGCTCTAGCTGGCTGGGAGTTCAGTGAACAGCTGGATGCTAAAGAGCTAGGTCAGACTATCGCACAACAAGCTTTGGTTAAGCTTGGCGCGGATGCGTGTCCATCAGGTGAAATGCCAGTGGTAATTGGTAATGGCTTTGGTGGCGTTATCTTCCATGAAGCGTGCGGTCACTTGCTCGAAACCACATCGGTTGCGAAGAAAGCATCCGTATTCCACGACAAAATGGGCGAAATGATTGCTCATAGCGCGGTGAATGCGGTCGATGATGGCACCATGACAAATGAGTGGGGTTCAATCCATATTGATGATGAAGGTATGCCGACTCAGCGTACTCAACTAATTAAAGACGGTAAGTTAACCAGCTTTATGGTCGACAAAATGGGTGGCATGAAAACGGGATATGAACCAACTGGCTCTGGTCGTCGTCAGAACTACAAATTTGCTCCGACTTCGCGTATGCGTAACACCTTTATTGAAGAAGGCGAACATACACTTGATGACATGCTGGCAGGTGTAGAACGTGGTATTTACGCTAAGAAGATGGGCGGCGGCTCTGTTCAGCCGGGTACAGGTGAGTTCAACTTTGCAGTACGTGAAGCTTACTTGATCGAAAACGGCAAAATCACTAAGCCTCTTAAAACTGCGACCCTAATCAGTACTGGCCCTAAAGTTCTGAAAGAAATCAGTATGGTGGGTAAAGACATGGCGCTTGCTCCTGGTATGTGCGGATCAATAAGTGGCGCAGTACCAACAACGGTAGGCCAGCCTTCGCTGAAAGTAGACAACATTCTGGTAGGAGGTGGTAACTAA
- a CDS encoding TldD/PmbA family protein, with protein sequence MSQEQQLLNAVDYILSEAKRQGAEADVIVNRNSSFSLKANQGKLDEYKVSSSQVLGVRVVKDARVATSYSESLELPSLDLMLTNALQSARFSKQDEHQTISCVNSHITTDVAEIAQEDTTPVDEKIELSLALEQGVVSLPHASSSPYNGYSDGETQLIIANTQGSLCQHFERSFNCYAYTLFEKDGKQSMAGKMSVGRRFDELSSSFCIEEGYNLARDLLDGAPVATGNYSVIFDIDALSSLLGAFGSAFSGVSAVKGITPLGNKIGQSIASDLITFTDTAYMANGMAICGFDSEGFATQDNVLIASGQLNTLLHNSHTASYLGAVSTASAARGAKSSLDVAANHKVIATGNSSVADVKSGEYLELVELQGVHSGADPVSGDFSFGASGFLCRDGQRVQPVRGITVAGNFYKMLQEVEAVGDTQLINDSRTFFAPDVRFARLSIGGK encoded by the coding sequence ATGAGCCAAGAACAACAACTTCTTAATGCTGTTGATTACATCCTGTCAGAAGCAAAACGCCAAGGCGCAGAAGCGGATGTGATTGTTAATCGCAATAGCAGCTTCTCTTTGAAAGCAAACCAAGGCAAGTTGGATGAGTACAAAGTAAGTTCAAGCCAAGTATTGGGCGTTCGTGTGGTGAAAGATGCACGTGTTGCGACCAGCTACTCTGAGTCTTTGGAATTACCAAGTTTAGATTTGATGCTGACTAATGCGTTGCAGAGTGCGCGCTTCTCCAAGCAGGACGAGCATCAAACCATTAGCTGCGTAAACAGTCACATCACCACTGATGTAGCGGAAATCGCTCAGGAAGATACCACGCCTGTTGATGAGAAAATCGAGCTATCTCTCGCGCTTGAGCAAGGTGTGGTTAGTCTGCCTCACGCATCAAGTTCTCCTTACAATGGTTACAGTGATGGTGAAACTCAGTTGATCATCGCTAATACGCAAGGCTCTTTGTGTCAGCACTTTGAACGCAGTTTCAACTGTTATGCGTATACGCTGTTTGAGAAAGACGGTAAACAGTCTATGGCGGGTAAGATGTCCGTCGGTCGCCGTTTTGATGAATTGAGTTCGTCGTTCTGTATTGAAGAAGGTTACAACCTAGCTCGTGACCTTCTTGATGGTGCACCAGTCGCGACAGGTAATTACTCGGTAATCTTCGATATTGATGCCCTAAGCAGTTTGTTAGGCGCGTTCGGTAGTGCTTTCTCTGGCGTGAGTGCGGTGAAAGGCATTACGCCACTGGGTAACAAGATTGGTCAAAGTATTGCCAGTGACTTGATTACCTTTACTGACACTGCGTACATGGCGAATGGTATGGCTATTTGCGGCTTTGATAGCGAAGGTTTTGCTACTCAGGACAACGTGTTAATTGCTAGTGGACAGCTAAATACTTTATTACACAATAGCCACACTGCAAGTTACTTAGGTGCAGTTTCAACAGCAAGTGCTGCTCGCGGAGCGAAATCAAGCTTAGATGTTGCGGCGAACCATAAAGTCATTGCAACGGGTAACAGCAGTGTCGCTGACGTAAAATCTGGTGAGTACCTAGAGCTTGTTGAGTTGCAGGGTGTTCACTCTGGCGCAGATCCGGTCAGTGGTGATTTCTCGTTTGGTGCAAGTGGCTTCTTGTGTCGAGATGGTCAGCGAGTTCAGCCAGTACGTGGTATCACGGTTGCGGGTAACTTCTACAAAATGCTACAAGAAGTAGAAGCGGTTGGAGATACTCAGTTGATTAATGACAGCCGAACCTTTTTTGCGCCAGATGTGCGGTTTGCACGCCTGAGCATTGGTGGTAAATAG
- the trmY gene encoding tRNA (pseudouridine(54)-N(1))-methyltransferase TrmY, whose protein sequence is MRSFVLRARAAPTTSKALLEGVGNEAHTEILAHTMMNTMFVAQSHREDVVVHLVLESTKDYSRTITIRSNDITNIGGFHESTLISAVARALDASVGMGKEQSREVEPGITVRTISFERLVQGLAEDHQLYMLDKKGEFVRDSEIGSNPCFLLTDHIPMPKKSFNSLKRLGTEKISLGPKMLFASQCVVLIHNELDIREF, encoded by the coding sequence ATGCGCTCTTTTGTTTTACGAGCTCGCGCAGCACCAACCACCAGCAAAGCACTATTAGAAGGTGTTGGTAATGAAGCGCATACCGAGATTCTTGCTCATACCATGATGAACACCATGTTCGTCGCTCAGTCACACCGAGAAGATGTGGTTGTACACTTGGTTCTTGAGAGCACTAAAGATTACTCCCGAACGATTACCATTCGTTCTAACGATATTACTAATATTGGTGGTTTCCACGAATCGACGTTGATCTCCGCTGTCGCGCGTGCTTTGGATGCTTCAGTTGGAATGGGTAAAGAGCAGAGTCGTGAGGTCGAGCCGGGCATTACGGTTCGTACAATCAGCTTCGAACGTTTGGTTCAGGGACTGGCCGAAGACCACCAGCTGTATATGTTAGATAAAAAAGGCGAATTCGTTCGCGATTCAGAAATCGGTTCAAACCCTTGCTTCTTATTGACTGATCATATTCCAATGCCGAAGAAGTCATTCAACAGTCTGAAACGTCTTGGTACGGAAAAGATAAGCTTAGGCCCTAAGATGCTGTTTGCTTCTCAGTGTGTGGTATTAATCCACAATGAACTGGATATCCGTGAGTTCTAA
- a CDS encoding DUF3087 domain-containing protein, which yields MEIQKINKEIYRKKVNLVIGGFVVLLAVSSLAFSTLLISLFGNTNIQPEQSTGNFHWNLIGVLLSLATSLSLLNQFKTRPYMKEVHYVWKLKQVHNKIYRKLKSIKTAASCDDLQALTILKFYYTTQKQVFELDNNTLTMSSVNKELEAIEKIEVSESLSLDVASFEEAWLDTY from the coding sequence ATGGAAATTCAAAAAATAAATAAAGAAATCTACAGGAAGAAAGTCAACTTGGTTATTGGCGGCTTTGTAGTATTACTTGCTGTGTCATCATTGGCATTCAGTACACTATTGATTAGTCTTTTTGGAAATACCAATATTCAGCCGGAGCAATCGACGGGTAATTTTCATTGGAATCTGATCGGCGTACTTCTCTCGCTCGCTACATCTCTCTCTTTACTTAATCAGTTTAAAACTCGCCCGTACATGAAAGAAGTGCATTACGTTTGGAAACTAAAACAGGTACATAACAAAATTTACCGCAAGCTAAAAAGTATTAAAACAGCCGCGAGCTGTGATGACCTGCAAGCGCTGACTATTCTTAAATTCTACTACACCACACAAAAGCAAGTGTTTGAGTTGGATAACAACACACTTACCATGAGCAGCGTTAATAAAGAACTAGAAGCAATTGAAAAAATTGAAGTGAGTGAATCGCTATCACTTGATGTTGCCAGTTTTGAAGAAGCCTGGCTGGATACATATTGA
- a CDS encoding YibL family ribosome-associated protein → MSIKTDIQKLHNRVDNCQRKLDAARSRGDHEMISKFTDEVEQLTKKLNQLKHKQSYEMNKERKSLLDMPFSREITKAEQADIGKLKKRVRGLVIVHPMTKIGKELRLDVMTGFAPKEF, encoded by the coding sequence ATGAGCATTAAAACTGATATTCAAAAGCTGCATAACCGTGTAGATAACTGCCAACGTAAGCTCGATGCAGCTCGTTCTCGTGGTGATCACGAAATGATTTCTAAGTTTACCGATGAAGTTGAGCAATTAACTAAAAAGCTAAATCAGCTTAAGCACAAACAAAGTTATGAGATGAACAAAGAACGTAAGAGCTTACTTGATATGCCATTTTCTCGCGAAATTACCAAGGCTGAACAAGCAGATATCGGAAAGCTTAAAAAACGTGTTCGTGGGCTCGTTATTGTTCACCCAATGACAAAAATCGGTAAAGAGCTGCGTTTAGATGTGATGACAGGCTTTGCACCTAAAGAGTTTTAA
- a CDS encoding 2-hydroxyacid dehydrogenase, whose translation MINIAFFSAKSYDEDSFNKIKNNQDFEFHYHDFRLTEKTAKMAHDCEVVCAFVNDDLSEPVLKKLALGGTKLIAMRCAGFDKVDLQSAKALGLQVVRVPAYSPEAVAEHTVGLMMCLNRRLHKAYQRTRDANFSLEGLVGFNFFGKTIGVIGTGKIGIAAMRIFKGLGMEILCFDPYENPLATELGARYCSLEDIYTNADIITLHCPMSKENYHLLNANSFAKMKDGVMIINTSRGELLDSLAAIEALKQGKIGALGLDVYDNEKELFFQDKSNDVIVDDVFRRLSACHNVLFTGHQAFLTHEALNNIAAVTLKSIETFFSGKESGNELIN comes from the coding sequence ATGATTAATATTGCTTTTTTCAGTGCAAAATCCTACGACGAAGACTCTTTCAACAAAATAAAAAATAATCAGGACTTTGAGTTCCACTACCACGATTTTAGATTGACTGAGAAGACAGCTAAGATGGCTCACGATTGTGAAGTCGTATGCGCCTTTGTTAACGATGACCTGTCTGAGCCAGTACTGAAAAAGTTGGCTTTAGGAGGCACAAAGCTAATTGCAATGCGATGTGCCGGCTTTGATAAAGTCGACTTACAATCAGCTAAAGCGCTCGGCTTACAAGTAGTTCGTGTACCTGCCTATTCACCTGAAGCCGTCGCTGAGCACACCGTCGGCTTAATGATGTGTCTGAATCGTCGTCTACACAAAGCATATCAGAGAACCAGAGATGCCAACTTCTCTCTGGAAGGCTTAGTAGGCTTTAACTTTTTCGGTAAAACTATTGGTGTAATTGGTACTGGTAAAATTGGTATAGCTGCAATGAGAATTTTCAAAGGCTTAGGAATGGAAATCCTGTGCTTTGACCCTTATGAAAATCCACTTGCCACTGAGCTGGGCGCTCGTTACTGCTCACTTGAAGATATTTATACCAACGCAGATATCATCACTTTGCACTGCCCAATGAGTAAAGAAAATTACCACCTGCTCAACGCTAACTCATTCGCGAAAATGAAAGATGGCGTCATGATCATCAATACAAGCAGAGGAGAACTATTAGACTCGTTAGCGGCGATCGAAGCCCTCAAACAAGGAAAAATTGGCGCACTAGGCCTGGATGTTTATGACAATGAGAAAGAGCTGTTCTTTCAGGACAAGTCCAATGATGTCATCGTAGATGATGTCTTCCGACGCTTATCTGCCTGCCACAATGTCCTGTTCACCGGCCACCAGGCATTCCTCACTCACGAAGCACTAAACAACATTGCAGCAGTGACCCTGAAAAGCATTGAAACATTTTTCTCAGGAAAAGAATCTGGCAATGAACTGATTAATTAA
- a CDS encoding L,D-transpeptidase family protein has translation MFVRWCSLFLCCVFVSGAQAAIDLVSVDKSKRRMFLMEGGVVIKEYRIALGANPKGHKQQEGDNRTPEGNYTLDYIIHDSAFYRSVHISYPDAIDTLEAHRLGVDPGGDIKIHGLKNDETGKPNFIQSFDWTNGCIAITNEEMDEFIQLVPMGTPITIEW, from the coding sequence ATGTTTGTAAGATGGTGCTCTTTATTTTTGTGCTGCGTGTTTGTTTCAGGTGCGCAGGCAGCAATCGATCTCGTCAGCGTTGATAAGTCCAAACGTCGGATGTTCTTAATGGAAGGTGGGGTTGTCATAAAAGAATATCGTATTGCTCTGGGAGCTAACCCTAAAGGCCATAAACAACAAGAAGGGGATAATCGTACTCCGGAAGGCAATTACACCCTGGATTACATCATTCATGATTCCGCTTTTTACCGTTCGGTGCATATCAGCTACCCTGACGCTATTGATACCCTTGAGGCTCATCGCCTGGGCGTAGACCCTGGCGGGGATATCAAGATACATGGTTTAAAAAATGATGAAACGGGAAAGCCGAACTTCATCCAGAGCTTTGATTGGACGAATGGTTGTATCGCCATCACAAACGAAGAAATGGATGAGTTTATTCAGTTGGTGCCAATGGGAACCCCGATTACGATTGAATGGTAA
- a CDS encoding glycerophosphodiester phosphodiesterase family protein, with protein METLLIGHRGVAGTHPENTRISVQAAINLDLKWVEVDVQPTKDNILVVCHDHTVNRCSNGQGRVDELTLAELKKLDFGSWLGKEFTGETIMTLDELLELAANNDLKLNIEVKVDRHPGEQVALLVAQALANSRLSEESVLLSSFSHNVIRALFKHCKGYRLGVLSDFLTRKDRLLADEVQAYSCNLNINWVRARQIKKLQRDGYKVMCYTVNNPHKLRHLPQLDGIFTDHPIRFMQ; from the coding sequence ATGGAAACATTGTTAATTGGCCACCGTGGTGTTGCGGGCACACACCCGGAAAACACTAGGATAAGTGTTCAGGCAGCGATAAACCTTGACCTGAAGTGGGTAGAAGTCGATGTTCAGCCAACCAAAGATAACATTTTGGTAGTCTGCCATGATCACACGGTTAATCGCTGCAGTAACGGGCAGGGAAGAGTCGATGAGTTAACCTTAGCTGAACTCAAAAAGTTAGATTTTGGTAGTTGGCTGGGGAAAGAGTTTACCGGTGAAACAATCATGACACTCGACGAACTTCTTGAGCTGGCCGCTAATAACGATCTCAAACTGAATATCGAAGTTAAAGTCGATCGCCATCCAGGTGAACAAGTTGCCCTGTTAGTAGCACAAGCACTTGCCAATAGCCGTCTCTCTGAAGAAAGCGTTTTGCTCTCAAGCTTTAGCCACAACGTGATACGAGCTCTCTTCAAACATTGTAAAGGCTATCGCCTGGGTGTATTGAGCGACTTCCTGACTAGGAAAGATCGTTTATTGGCAGATGAAGTTCAAGCGTACAGCTGCAACTTAAACATCAATTGGGTAAGAGCTCGACAAATAAAGAAGCTACAGCGCGATGGTTATAAAGTGATGTGCTATACCGTTAATAATCCACATAAGCTCAGGCATCTACCACAGTTAGATGGCATTTTTACCGATCATCCAATCCGGTTTATGCAATAA